The proteins below are encoded in one region of Macrobrachium rosenbergii isolate ZJJX-2024 chromosome 29, ASM4041242v1, whole genome shotgun sequence:
- the LOC136854666 gene encoding uncharacterized protein isoform X1 has product MSHITDCTNTMFKDRLRHYHTLKSLPRLYVRHTYPLIARDKTPTLPQDERSRSAPVFYVSISQLEEDLGGMRLPSTDCLPVGAAGQSNPSSDNSSSVLSDSLSSARLIKIRDDLKFSLINKYGLSRAKTLYEKHVERCHYLLINAEEDEEMAAVVRKLLEDSSGSPVIKGRWNVVIGSQRLAVWQQLIQSATTVLVFLSRALCRDEILSLTFPSVLTQDRLIVPLYLEEFTPQEVEREFLSNLKPVVYSYGPALYDRNSERIKEYVDNLHSKFNFVKHYYEEVKALQDLLMPTGMLNICPCGEC; this is encoded by the exons ATGAGCCACATTACGGATTGTACAAATACAATGTTTAAGGACCGCCTACGGCATTACCATACTCTTAAATCTCTTCCAAGACTGTATGTTCGCCACACGTACCCACTGATTGCTCGCGACAAGACGCCCACCCTTCCCCAGGATGAACGCAGTAGATCAGCTCCTGTGTTTTACGTCTCCATCTCCCAGCTCGAGGAAGATTTAGGGGGAATGAGACTCCCTTCAACAGACTGCCTACCGGTAGGAGCCGCTGGTCAGAGTAACCCGAGCTCagataa CTCCAGCAGTGTTCTGTCAGACTCCCTGTCAAGTGCAAGATTGATAAAAATAAGGGATGACTTGAAGTTttcacttataaataaatatggactTTCGAG GGCCAAAACTCTGTACGAGAAGCATGTGGAGCGATGTCATTATCTTCTAATAAAcgcagaagaagacgaagaaatggCTGCAGTGGTCAGGAAGCTGTTAGAAGATAGCAGTGGCAGTCCAGTCATCAAAGGGCGTTGGAATGTAGTCATAGGGTCACAGAGACTCGCTGTTTGGCAGCAACTCATACAATCAGCCACAACAGTCCTCGTCTTTTTGTCAAGGGCCTTGTGTAGAGATGAGATCCTTTCATTGACATTTCCGAGCGTGCTTACTCAAGATCGTTTAATAGTGCCTCTCTATTTAGAAGAGTTTACGCCCCAAGAAGTCGAGAGGGAGTTCCTCTCCAATCTGAAACCTGTGGTTTATTCCTATGGCCCAGCACTGTATGATCGAAACAGTGAGAGAATCAAGGAATATGTTGATAATCTTCATTCCAAATTCAACTTTGTTAAACATTATTATGAGGAAGTTAAAGCTTTACAGGATCTACTCATGCCTACGGGCATGCTCAATATTTGCCCATGCGGCGAATGCTAG
- the LOC136854666 gene encoding uncharacterized protein isoform X2, with the protein MRLPSTDCLPVGAAGQSNPSSDNSSSVLSDSLSSARLIKIRDDLKFSLINKYGLSRAKTLYEKHVERCHYLLINAEEDEEMAAVVRKLLEDSSGSPVIKGRWNVVIGSQRLAVWQQLIQSATTVLVFLSRALCRDEILSLTFPSVLTQDRLIVPLYLEEFTPQEVEREFLSNLKPVVYSYGPALYDRNSERIKEYVDNLHSKFNFVKHYYEEVKALQDLLMPTGMLNICPCGEC; encoded by the exons ATGAGACTCCCTTCAACAGACTGCCTACCGGTAGGAGCCGCTGGTCAGAGTAACCCGAGCTCagataa CTCCAGCAGTGTTCTGTCAGACTCCCTGTCAAGTGCAAGATTGATAAAAATAAGGGATGACTTGAAGTTttcacttataaataaatatggactTTCGAG GGCCAAAACTCTGTACGAGAAGCATGTGGAGCGATGTCATTATCTTCTAATAAAcgcagaagaagacgaagaaatggCTGCAGTGGTCAGGAAGCTGTTAGAAGATAGCAGTGGCAGTCCAGTCATCAAAGGGCGTTGGAATGTAGTCATAGGGTCACAGAGACTCGCTGTTTGGCAGCAACTCATACAATCAGCCACAACAGTCCTCGTCTTTTTGTCAAGGGCCTTGTGTAGAGATGAGATCCTTTCATTGACATTTCCGAGCGTGCTTACTCAAGATCGTTTAATAGTGCCTCTCTATTTAGAAGAGTTTACGCCCCAAGAAGTCGAGAGGGAGTTCCTCTCCAATCTGAAACCTGTGGTTTATTCCTATGGCCCAGCACTGTATGATCGAAACAGTGAGAGAATCAAGGAATATGTTGATAATCTTCATTCCAAATTCAACTTTGTTAAACATTATTATGAGGAAGTTAAAGCTTTACAGGATCTACTCATGCCTACGGGCATGCTCAATATTTGCCCATGCGGCGAATGCTAG